One segment of Fibrobacter sp. UWB10 DNA contains the following:
- the rpmF gene encoding 50S ribosomal protein L32 → MAVPKRKTSTARRDKRRTHWKMEVPAMATCDHCGSVKRPHRVCPVCGYYNGVEVINMKDAE, encoded by the coding sequence ATGGCAGTACCTAAAAGAAAAACCTCGACCGCCCGTCGTGACAAGCGCCGCACCCACTGGAAGATGGAAGTGCCCGCTATGGCTACCTGCGATCATTGCGGTTCCGTGAAGCGCCCGCACCGCGTGTGCCCGGTTTGCGGCTACTACAATGGTGTCGAAGTGATCAACATGAAGGATGCCGAATAA
- a CDS encoding pectinesterase family protein codes for MLNRAILCAALGLAVSVSAVEKKKIDFVVGVDGDFKAAMSKAASSGASESNHFVIFFPDGEYNIGSLTGDSNQMTTFTASNTSLVGQSADKTVLYNKSINEGISVTATLKVSANSVYMQDITLYNKANYGNEANCGSACRHDALMTVGDKLVYKNVKLLSTQDTYYTKLNNNKKGRSYWENGQIEGTVDFICGDGDVFFEGTNLVMRRSGGYITASQNNTDWGYVFNNTTITVTNSSFNGTFYLGRSWGTARTVFLNTKMIAQPTAEGWQKNMNSAPKVFGEYNSKDGNGNAVNTSKRRTYFDGSKDGSTATLKTVWNASDAAKYTLSNVLKGSDNWDPTKLTAQVNAPKIEQDGAEIVWADDDNARAWVIFVNGKYKANVITPSFSLEGVATGSKITVRAANSMGGLGAYSNEVATVEANVTYYKVTLGNAIGGKVTTNLSGDKVAEGKTATFTAVPNAGWEFAGWGGKSASRIDASKAAVEIVAAGDIELIPSFTAKGTTVFQAEDGIITNAAAESNNAGFNGTAFVNFAAGDLSMIQVPVYAEVAGEYEVVVRYANGSGNARSLAAAAPGVCTAGIDGCKSAESLSFAATTNWTTWETLSFKAKLAEGAGYMTFATIGGNDGPNLDQVELKLIKADEKTAIRGLATPSQQLIPTTRARLFTLTGQLIRESVGPSVSTENLAPGMYLLQRGDGSLLRQQIIRVK; via the coding sequence ATGTTGAATAGGGCTATTCTTTGTGCTGCTTTGGGCTTGGCAGTCTCCGTTTCCGCAGTCGAAAAAAAGAAGATTGATTTCGTGGTTGGAGTCGATGGCGACTTTAAGGCGGCCATGAGCAAGGCTGCGTCTTCGGGCGCGAGCGAATCGAACCATTTCGTTATCTTCTTCCCCGATGGCGAATACAACATCGGAAGCCTTACCGGCGACAGCAACCAGATGACGACTTTCACGGCGTCGAATACTTCGCTTGTGGGCCAGAGCGCCGACAAGACGGTTCTTTACAACAAGTCCATTAACGAAGGCATTAGCGTGACCGCGACTCTCAAGGTGAGCGCAAACAGCGTGTACATGCAAGACATTACGCTTTACAACAAGGCAAACTACGGGAATGAAGCCAACTGCGGCAGCGCCTGCCGCCACGACGCGCTCATGACTGTGGGCGACAAGCTTGTATACAAGAACGTAAAGCTCCTGAGTACGCAGGATACCTATTACACCAAGCTGAACAACAACAAGAAGGGCCGCAGCTATTGGGAAAACGGACAGATTGAAGGTACGGTCGACTTTATTTGCGGTGACGGCGATGTGTTCTTTGAAGGAACGAACCTAGTGATGCGCCGTAGCGGCGGCTACATTACCGCCTCGCAGAACAATACCGATTGGGGTTACGTGTTCAACAACACGACAATCACCGTGACGAACAGCAGCTTTAACGGCACGTTCTACTTGGGGCGTTCGTGGGGAACTGCAAGAACAGTTTTCTTGAACACCAAGATGATTGCGCAGCCCACAGCCGAAGGCTGGCAAAAGAACATGAATTCGGCGCCCAAGGTCTTTGGCGAATACAACAGCAAAGACGGCAACGGGAACGCGGTGAACACGAGCAAACGTCGAACCTACTTTGACGGCAGCAAAGATGGCTCTACCGCGACGCTCAAGACGGTGTGGAATGCAAGCGATGCCGCCAAGTACACGCTTTCGAACGTGCTCAAGGGTAGCGACAACTGGGATCCGACCAAGTTGACTGCTCAGGTGAACGCTCCGAAAATCGAACAGGACGGTGCCGAAATCGTATGGGCCGACGACGATAACGCTCGTGCCTGGGTCATCTTTGTGAATGGCAAGTACAAGGCGAACGTGATTACGCCGAGTTTCTCGCTTGAAGGCGTTGCCACGGGCTCCAAGATTACGGTGCGCGCGGCCAATAGTATGGGTGGCCTCGGCGCGTATTCCAACGAAGTCGCAACAGTCGAAGCGAATGTGACTTACTACAAGGTAACGCTTGGCAATGCTATCGGTGGCAAGGTGACGACAAACCTCAGCGGCGACAAAGTGGCCGAGGGCAAGACGGCGACCTTTACCGCAGTCCCGAATGCGGGCTGGGAATTCGCGGGCTGGGGCGGCAAGAGCGCAAGCCGGATTGATGCGAGCAAGGCTGCGGTTGAAATCGTTGCGGCAGGCGATATCGAACTCATTCCGAGTTTTACCGCCAAGGGAACGACCGTGTTCCAGGCGGAAGACGGAATCATTACGAACGCCGCAGCCGAAAGCAACAATGCGGGCTTTAACGGAACCGCCTTCGTGAACTTTGCAGCCGGCGACTTGAGCATGATTCAAGTGCCCGTATACGCTGAAGTCGCGGGCGAGTATGAAGTTGTTGTGCGCTACGCCAACGGTAGCGGCAATGCACGCAGCCTGGCGGCGGCAGCCCCGGGCGTGTGCACCGCCGGCATTGACGGCTGCAAGAGTGCCGAGTCGCTATCCTTTGCGGCAACTACGAATTGGACGACTTGGGAAACGCTTTCGTTCAAGGCGAAACTCGCCGAGGGCGCAGGCTATATGACGTTTGCGACCATAGGCGGTAACGATGGCCCGAATCTGGATCAGGTGGAACTGAAACTGATTAAGGCGGATGAAAAGACCGCGATTCGCGGGCTTGCTACGCCGAGCCAACAGCTCATTCCGACCACTCGCGCTCGCCTGTTTACCTTGACGGGACAACTGATTCGTGAATCCGTGGGGCCAAGCGTAAGCACCGAAAATCTGGCGCCGGGCATGTACTTGCTGCAGCGCGGCGACGGCTCCTTGCTCCGCCAGCAAATCATCCGCGTGAAATAA
- a CDS encoding DUF177 domain-containing protein has translation MRLDIAQKLVDSEDRRVVWSRSDAPEIFDELHLKGDLVAEVLVSPEGESKCLVTGSISGVQTLTCSRTLEPFDRPFTTEVVIEVTRTQVAQQELDEDDVDVFAYQIPQGQSFVDVSECVRQLVILQEPVAPVKNPDEDFIFVTNNQADGGESGEKPMDPRWEKLKALKSKMENRS, from the coding sequence TTGAGATTAGATATCGCACAAAAACTTGTTGATTCCGAAGACCGCCGGGTGGTCTGGTCCCGCTCCGATGCCCCCGAGATCTTCGACGAACTGCACCTCAAGGGCGACCTGGTAGCCGAGGTGTTGGTAAGCCCCGAAGGCGAAAGCAAGTGCCTTGTGACTGGTTCTATCTCCGGAGTGCAAACTCTGACCTGCTCCCGCACCCTGGAGCCGTTCGACCGCCCCTTTACGACCGAAGTCGTGATCGAGGTGACGCGTACCCAGGTGGCTCAACAGGAACTGGACGAAGACGATGTTGACGTTTTTGCCTACCAGATTCCCCAGGGGCAGAGCTTCGTAGATGTTTCCGAGTGCGTCCGACAGCTGGTTATATTGCAAGAACCAGTCGCACCCGTGAAAAATCCTGACGAAGATTTTATCTTTGTAACAAACAATCAAGCCGACGGTGGCGAATCGGGCGAAAAACCCATGGACCCCCGTTGGGAAAAACTCAAGGCTCTTAAGAGCAAAATGGAAAATAGGAGTTAA
- a CDS encoding pitrilysin family protein, with product MKKVSGAVACIAGALMFAAPAQAQVNLTVHKEVLPNGLTVLLHPNKQAPTVSCRLFYVTGSVHEVPGKSGLAHILEHELFKGTKKVGITDSIADAKFMATQDSLQALIRPAILAGDTAKVNKLTAEHDSVVNEHRKIFVKDELWSAYQAAGGTGLNAFTSDLMTAYIVTLPKNKIELFMWLEADRMQNAVLREFYSERMVVREERRMRYDDKPTGRFIETLNSMIYEAFPYRVPTIGWPSDIMNLTREMADEHYRKYYKPRNAILVLAGDLDTTATMEMVKKYFGPIPTGEAFPPLTIRDPEQAGEKRLTVTRPDAPNMFALTFKTPEVGDSILYPLDIAEGVLNGRSGRLYKRLVQEEKLAVSVSASNSPNKYISEFGVTVNMRPDADPAKVEKIVWEELEKLKTEPVTERDFQKVKNRAYAGLVRSLTDMENVATMLAWYEMFGDYRIFLNWADQLNKVSAADVQAAAQKTFVKEKSVAGFLLKK from the coding sequence ATGAAAAAAGTTTCAGGTGCAGTAGCTTGTATCGCAGGAGCATTGATGTTCGCGGCTCCGGCACAGGCCCAAGTCAATCTGACTGTACACAAGGAAGTTTTGCCCAACGGGCTCACGGTGCTTTTGCACCCGAACAAGCAGGCCCCTACAGTAAGTTGCCGCCTGTTTTACGTAACGGGCTCCGTGCACGAAGTTCCGGGAAAGTCGGGACTCGCCCACATTCTGGAACATGAACTTTTCAAGGGCACAAAGAAAGTCGGCATTACCGACAGCATTGCCGACGCCAAGTTTATGGCGACACAAGATAGCCTGCAGGCCTTGATCCGCCCGGCGATTTTGGCAGGTGACACCGCTAAGGTGAACAAGCTCACTGCCGAACATGATTCCGTGGTTAACGAGCACCGCAAGATTTTTGTGAAGGACGAACTTTGGAGCGCTTACCAAGCCGCCGGAGGCACAGGCTTGAACGCCTTTACTAGCGATCTCATGACCGCCTACATCGTGACTCTCCCGAAAAACAAGATTGAACTTTTCATGTGGCTCGAAGCAGACCGTATGCAGAACGCCGTACTGCGCGAGTTCTATTCCGAACGCATGGTCGTGCGCGAAGAACGCCGCATGCGCTACGACGACAAGCCGACCGGCCGATTCATCGAGACGCTCAACTCCATGATTTACGAGGCATTCCCGTACCGCGTGCCGACTATCGGCTGGCCGAGCGACATCATGAACCTCACGCGTGAAATGGCCGACGAACATTACCGCAAGTATTACAAGCCGCGCAATGCGATTCTGGTACTTGCAGGCGACCTCGACACGACCGCGACGATGGAAATGGTCAAGAAGTATTTTGGTCCGATTCCGACCGGCGAAGCATTCCCGCCGCTCACGATTCGCGATCCCGAACAAGCCGGCGAAAAGCGCCTGACTGTTACGCGCCCCGATGCTCCGAATATGTTTGCGTTGACCTTCAAGACTCCTGAAGTCGGCGACAGCATTCTTTACCCGCTCGACATTGCCGAGGGCGTTTTGAATGGCCGTTCCGGCAGACTTTACAAGCGCCTGGTGCAAGAAGAAAAACTTGCCGTGAGCGTGAGTGCAAGCAATAGCCCGAACAAGTACATTTCGGAATTCGGCGTCACCGTGAACATGCGCCCGGATGCCGACCCCGCGAAGGTCGAAAAAATCGTGTGGGAAGAACTTGAAAAACTCAAGACCGAACCTGTGACCGAACGCGACTTCCAGAAGGTCAAGAACCGCGCCTACGCGGGGCTCGTCCGCAGCCTGACTGACATGGAAAATGTAGCGACCATGCTTGCCTGGTATGAAATGTTCGGCGATTACCGCATCTTCTTGAATTGGGCGGATCAGCTCAATAAAGTTTCCGCCGCAGATGTTCAAGCCGCCGCACAGAAGACTTTCGTGAAAGAAAAGTCTGTCGCAGGTTTTTTGCTAAAGAAATAA
- the fabD gene encoding ACP S-malonyltransferase, producing MSKTILLFPGQGAQYVGMGQTLASTFEPAKKLMQQADEILGFSLSKLMAEGPEDVLKSTDNTQPALFTVSAMVMELLKSEGFAFDYVAGHSLGEYSAIYAAGGFSFEEGLRLVRTRGELMASAGSKNPGAMAAIMGQDEAKILELCEAVKDAGTVVPANINCPGQIVVSGAVAGVNKLVENCGAAGIKAIPLAVSGAFHSPLMQFAQAGLAEAIAKTKFNDVEKPVIANVIAEPVTKGAELAELLVKQLVSPVRWNDCMNKAMSLGVTQGVEVGSGKVLMGLMRKISRDVKVTPVETIEAFQALKG from the coding sequence ATGTCTAAGACGATTTTGCTTTTCCCCGGCCAGGGTGCCCAGTATGTGGGCATGGGCCAGACGCTCGCTTCTACTTTTGAACCGGCCAAGAAACTCATGCAGCAGGCCGACGAAATTCTCGGCTTCTCGCTTTCCAAGCTCATGGCCGAAGGTCCCGAAGATGTTTTGAAGAGCACCGATAACACGCAGCCGGCCCTCTTTACCGTGTCCGCTATGGTCATGGAACTTCTCAAGTCCGAAGGCTTTGCTTTTGACTATGTGGCCGGTCACTCCCTCGGTGAATACTCCGCTATTTACGCCGCCGGCGGTTTCAGCTTTGAAGAAGGTCTGCGCCTGGTGCGTACCCGTGGTGAACTCATGGCCAGTGCCGGTTCCAAGAATCCGGGTGCCATGGCTGCTATCATGGGCCAGGACGAAGCCAAGATTCTTGAACTTTGCGAAGCCGTGAAGGATGCTGGTACCGTGGTTCCGGCAAACATCAACTGCCCGGGTCAGATCGTAGTTTCCGGTGCGGTCGCTGGCGTGAACAAACTCGTTGAAAACTGCGGTGCCGCCGGTATCAAGGCCATCCCGCTCGCCGTGTCTGGCGCCTTCCACAGCCCGCTCATGCAGTTTGCTCAGGCTGGCCTTGCCGAAGCCATTGCAAAGACCAAGTTTAACGATGTCGAAAAGCCCGTGATTGCTAACGTGATTGCAGAACCTGTCACGAAGGGTGCCGAACTTGCCGAACTTTTGGTGAAGCAACTGGTATCTCCGGTCCGTTGGAATGACTGCATGAACAAGGCTATGTCCTTAGGCGTGACGCAGGGTGTCGAAGTGGGTTCCGGCAAGGTGCTCATGGGCCTGATGCGCAAGATCAGCCGCGATGTGAAGGTCACTCCGGTCGAAACGATTGAAGCGTTCCAGGCTCTGAAAGGCTAA
- a CDS encoding cation diffusion facilitator family transporter produces the protein MTRIAKKDDSSEVRRVTWVGLGWNVVLSVGKFFAGYFGGSQALIADAIHSASDFITDIAIIVGSRFWNSPPDAEHPYGHRRFETLISVGIGLAVCAVGLGLGYNAVVALKNGEQSHPEWIAAIMAAVSIIVKEALFRYTRAKGRAIRSEAVEANAWHHRSDAYSSIPVLVAVLFGILCPTLWFADSVGAIIVSVFILHSGFEIAWPGIHRVADEGASAEVAQKLKDVALACPNVISIHGFRTRYVGSDLHVDLHVVVPADMTLLAAHDLAEEVERRIIEAGENVVDALVHIDPYDERKVK, from the coding sequence ATGACTCGTATTGCAAAAAAAGATGACAGTTCCGAGGTCCGCCGCGTTACGTGGGTGGGACTTGGCTGGAACGTGGTCTTGTCGGTAGGCAAGTTTTTTGCGGGTTATTTTGGCGGGTCTCAGGCACTTATTGCCGACGCCATTCACAGCGCGTCTGATTTTATTACGGATATTGCGATTATCGTCGGGTCACGTTTTTGGAATTCGCCGCCTGATGCAGAGCACCCGTATGGGCATAGGCGTTTCGAGACTCTGATTTCGGTCGGAATCGGGCTTGCGGTTTGCGCCGTGGGTCTCGGGCTAGGCTATAATGCGGTCGTGGCACTCAAAAATGGCGAGCAGTCGCACCCCGAATGGATTGCCGCGATTATGGCAGCCGTTTCGATTATCGTGAAAGAAGCTCTTTTCCGCTACACGCGGGCAAAGGGTCGCGCGATCCGCAGCGAAGCCGTCGAGGCAAACGCTTGGCACCACCGGAGCGACGCCTATAGTTCTATTCCTGTTTTGGTCGCGGTCTTGTTCGGGATTCTTTGTCCGACGCTCTGGTTCGCAGACTCCGTAGGCGCAATTATCGTTTCTGTTTTCATTCTGCATTCGGGCTTTGAGATTGCATGGCCGGGAATCCACCGCGTGGCCGATGAAGGCGCAAGCGCCGAAGTGGCACAAAAGTTAAAAGATGTCGCACTCGCCTGTCCGAATGTGATTAGCATTCACGGGTTCCGCACGCGTTACGTAGGGAGCGATTTGCATGTAGATTTGCATGTGGTCGTCCCCGCCGACATGACGCTCTTGGCAGCACACGATTTAGCCGAAGAAGTAGAACGCCGTATTATTGAAGCGGGCGAAAACGTGGTCGATGCGCTTGTGCACATTGACCCCTATGATGAAAGGAAAGTGAAATGA
- a CDS encoding efflux RND transporter periplasmic adaptor subunit, translating to MKRLLKFIIKFIVVLAVLAGIGFGVKTFFFDAKVENAAGPLVSTKVVQTTISTTISATGTLEPVDQVEVGTQVSGDIAKINVDFNSKVKKGQVIAELDKSKLKATLTQAEIAFRSAETDYKYKESTYNRVKKLSESHSASAVELETAEYNMNSAKLSVERSQNEVNQARLNLSYATIKSPIDGVVLKRAVEVGQTVAASMSTPTLFVIAKDLSQMKVMAAVDEADIGQVKQGQRVTFTVDAFQNETFNGSVQEVRLNPTTTSNVVTYTVVITAENPEQKLLPGMTATCTIVTQEVKDAIAIPVKALKFTPADGTPMADPKDMPRPPRMGRDSLAGDSAFAKGDFPPPPPDMGAGGPPPGGPGGFGPPGGGKGGKGVFKKRSGAKKPSGSMVWVSIDGKAAPRPVKTGISDGVNIQILKGLSVGDSVVVSQETLGTTKEKSAASSPFMPGPPGKKKK from the coding sequence ATGAAACGATTGCTCAAATTCATCATAAAATTTATCGTGGTGCTTGCCGTATTGGCGGGTATCGGGTTTGGGGTGAAAACTTTCTTTTTTGACGCAAAGGTCGAAAATGCCGCAGGCCCGCTCGTAAGCACCAAGGTGGTGCAGACCACGATTTCGACCACCATTTCGGCAACCGGTACGCTGGAACCCGTCGACCAGGTGGAAGTCGGTACGCAGGTGTCGGGTGACATCGCCAAAATCAACGTCGACTTCAATTCCAAGGTCAAAAAAGGCCAGGTGATTGCCGAACTCGACAAGTCCAAGCTCAAGGCCACGCTCACGCAGGCCGAAATCGCCTTCCGCAGTGCCGAAACCGACTATAAGTATAAGGAATCGACCTACAATCGCGTCAAGAAACTTTCCGAAAGTCATTCTGCGAGTGCTGTGGAACTGGAAACTGCCGAATACAACATGAATTCGGCAAAGCTCTCCGTAGAACGCAGCCAGAACGAAGTCAACCAGGCTCGTCTCAACTTGAGCTACGCCACCATCAAGAGCCCCATCGACGGCGTGGTTTTAAAGCGTGCGGTAGAAGTCGGCCAGACGGTGGCCGCCTCCATGAGTACTCCTACTTTGTTCGTAATCGCCAAGGACTTGAGCCAGATGAAGGTGATGGCCGCCGTAGACGAAGCGGACATCGGTCAGGTGAAGCAAGGCCAGCGCGTTACATTCACCGTAGACGCTTTCCAGAACGAAACTTTCAACGGCTCGGTGCAAGAAGTCCGCCTGAATCCGACGACCACGAGCAACGTGGTGACTTACACCGTCGTGATTACCGCCGAAAACCCGGAACAGAAGCTCTTGCCCGGCATGACGGCGACCTGCACCATCGTGACGCAAGAGGTGAAGGACGCCATCGCGATTCCCGTGAAGGCACTCAAGTTTACTCCCGCAGACGGGACCCCGATGGCAGACCCGAAGGACATGCCGCGCCCGCCGCGCATGGGCCGCGACTCGCTCGCAGGCGACAGCGCATTTGCGAAGGGAGACTTCCCGCCTCCGCCGCCCGACATGGGCGCAGGCGGCCCGCCCCCGGGCGGTCCCGGCGGATTCGGCCCGCCGGGTGGCGGCAAGGGCGGCAAGGGCGTATTCAAGAAGCGTAGCGGCGCGAAGAAGCCCTCCGGCAGCATGGTCTGGGTCAGCATTGACGGCAAGGCCGCCCCGCGCCCCGTCAAGACCGGCATTAGTGACGGCGTGAACATCCAGATTCTCAAGGGCCTCTCCGTAGGAGACTCCGTGGTCGTAAGCCAAGAAACCCTCGGCACCACCAAGGAAAAGTCCGCTGCCAGCAGCCCCTTCATGCCCGGTCCCCCCGGCAAAAAGAAAAAGTAA
- the plsX gene encoding phosphate acyltransferase PlsX: MVKVALDALGGDFAPDVVIEGAVNAVNKNENLHVVLCGPEAEVKAKLEKLGYAGKGISVVDAPDPVAMDEHPVEVLKKKPHSGLVTCVALQKKGMVDASVSAGNSGAMMASCLMLLGRTTDKFSRPPIGCVIPTADRPIILVDAGANVDERAATLVDFAIAGSAFAETYFGYEKPKVGLLNMGEEEHKGPAVLQEAHQLLKSAPVNFIGNIEGETLIEGVADVVVTSGFTGNVVLKMLEGFYELHKKMFGVIDTPNGRRFDEMWDYRMTGGALLLGLNGTGIIAHGRSDALAIEKAVEVAAKYAEKGVSKNVNERLLAIKDEPSEAK, translated from the coding sequence ATGGTAAAAGTTGCTCTTGATGCTCTCGGTGGCGATTTCGCCCCAGACGTAGTAATTGAAGGTGCGGTTAACGCCGTCAACAAGAACGAAAACCTGCATGTGGTTCTGTGCGGACCGGAGGCCGAGGTCAAGGCTAAGCTCGAAAAGCTTGGCTATGCTGGCAAAGGCATTTCCGTGGTCGATGCACCGGATCCTGTGGCCATGGACGAACATCCTGTCGAAGTCCTCAAGAAGAAGCCCCATTCCGGCTTGGTGACTTGCGTTGCCTTGCAGAAGAAGGGCATGGTAGATGCCTCCGTGAGTGCCGGTAACTCTGGCGCCATGATGGCCAGCTGCCTTATGCTTCTTGGTCGTACTACAGACAAATTCAGCCGTCCGCCTATCGGCTGCGTGATTCCGACCGCTGACCGTCCGATCATCTTGGTCGATGCCGGTGCTAACGTCGACGAACGCGCCGCTACCTTGGTGGATTTCGCCATTGCAGGTTCCGCTTTCGCCGAGACCTACTTCGGTTATGAAAAGCCGAAGGTTGGCCTCCTCAATATGGGCGAAGAAGAACACAAGGGCCCGGCTGTGCTGCAGGAAGCTCACCAGTTGCTGAAGTCCGCCCCGGTGAACTTCATTGGTAACATCGAAGGCGAAACGCTTATCGAAGGTGTTGCTGACGTGGTGGTGACCTCTGGCTTTACAGGCAACGTTGTTCTGAAGATGCTCGAAGGCTTCTACGAACTGCACAAGAAGATGTTCGGTGTCATCGATACCCCGAATGGTCGTCGTTTCGACGAAATGTGGGACTACCGCATGACGGGTGGCGCCTTGCTGCTCGGCCTGAACGGTACCGGCATTATCGCTCACGGTCGTTCCGATGCTCTCGCTATCGAAAAGGCTGTGGAAGTGGCTGCCAAGTACGCCGAAAAGGGTGTCTCGAAGAACGTCAACGAACGCCTGCTCGCTATCAAGGATGAACCCTCCGAAGCAAAGTAA
- the fabG gene encoding 3-oxoacyl-[acyl-carrier-protein] reductase: MGKLTGKKAIVTGASRGIGLAIATKLASEGADVAILSTSVKEDLAAKLSAELGVQVKSYACNVSDSETVQNVFKQIIADMGTVDILVNNAGITRDGLLMRMKDEDFDAVIATNLRSVFLCTRAVARTMMGKRTGRVVNISSINALHGQAGQANYAAAKAGIIGMTRSNAMEFASRGITVNAIAPGFIGTDMTAAMDDATKEKYAAQIPLGRIGKPEDVANAVAFLASDDACYITGQILGVDGGLNA, translated from the coding sequence ATGGGTAAACTTACTGGTAAAAAGGCAATCGTGACCGGCGCTTCTCGCGGTATCGGTCTTGCCATTGCAACCAAGCTCGCCAGCGAAGGTGCTGACGTCGCCATCCTTTCCACCTCGGTCAAGGAAGATTTGGCCGCCAAACTTTCCGCCGAACTTGGGGTGCAGGTCAAGAGCTATGCTTGCAACGTGTCCGACTCTGAAACGGTGCAGAACGTGTTCAAGCAGATCATTGCTGACATGGGCACGGTTGACATTTTGGTGAACAACGCCGGTATTACCCGCGATGGTCTGTTGATGCGCATGAAGGACGAAGACTTCGACGCCGTGATTGCCACCAACCTGCGTTCCGTGTTCCTTTGCACTCGCGCTGTCGCTCGCACCATGATGGGCAAGCGTACCGGCCGTGTCGTGAACATTTCGAGCATTAACGCCCTGCACGGCCAGGCCGGTCAGGCGAACTATGCCGCTGCCAAGGCTGGCATTATCGGTATGACCCGTTCTAACGCCATGGAATTTGCCTCTCGCGGTATTACCGTGAACGCCATTGCCCCGGGCTTTATCGGTACCGACATGACCGCTGCCATGGATGACGCTACCAAGGAAAAGTATGCTGCCCAGATTCCGCTCGGACGTATCGGAAAACCCGAAGATGTGGCCAATGCAGTCGCATTTTTGGCATCGGACGACGCCTGCTACATCACCGGCCAGATTCTTGGCGTCGATGGTGGGTTGAACGCCTAA